One stretch of Punica granatum isolate Tunisia-2019 chromosome 5, ASM765513v2, whole genome shotgun sequence DNA includes these proteins:
- the LOC116209013 gene encoding 1-aminocyclopropane-1-carboxylate oxidase homolog 3-like: MEHRVLVNKAGLRISVACFFSLSFQPWRKLFWPIKEILSEDSSPLYKEIMVTEYLTCFKDQGSDDTPPFLFCKPEIDSLMAGLVDAGIIKTPRIFAQESADKTNNHTTTQLSIPVIDLGGIECGYTQRQRIADQVRAASEKGGFFQVVNHRSLISVLKGMKEGVRRFYGQDEEVKKEYPTRDITQKLVYYSDSIRILPRLLIGETHFFCYMVPDPPKPEELPQACRDILIEYSNVVINLGDLLFEIPP, translated from the exons ATGGAGCACAGAGTCCTTGTGAACAAGGCTGGGCTCCGAATTTCAGTAGCCTGCTTCTTCAGCTTGAGTTTTCAACCATGGCGGAAACTGTTCTGGCCCATCAAAGAAATCTTATCAGAAGACAGCTCTCCGCTCTATAAAGAGATTATGGTCACCGAGTACCTCACTTGCTTCAAAGACCAAGGCTCTGATGACACTCCTCCCTTTCTTTTCTGTAAACCGGAGATTGATTCGCTAATG GCTGGCCTGGTCGATGCGGGAATCATCAAGACCCCGAGAATCTTCGCCCAGGAGTCGGCAGATAAAACCAATAACCATACGACGACCCAGTTGAGCATCCCAGTGATTGACCTTGGGGGCATAGAGTGCGGCTACACACAAAGGCAGAGGATCGCCGATCAGGTCCGGGCAGCGTCGGAGAAGGGGGGTTTCTTCCAGGTGGTGAACCATAGGTCACTGATCAGTGTACTCAAGGGGATGAAGGAAGGGGTGAGGAGGTTCTACGGGCAGGACGAGGAAGTGAAGAAAGAGTACCCCACGAGGGACATTACTCAGAAATTGGTATATTATAGCGATTCGATCCGTATACTGCCTAGGTTGCTAATTGGAGAGACACATTTTTTCTGCTACATGGTTCCGGATCCTCCAAAGCCCGAGGAATTGCCCCAAGCTTGCAG GGACATACTGATTGAATACTCGAACGTAGTGATAAATCTCGGGGACTTGCTTTTTGAGATACCCCCGTAG
- the LOC116207019 gene encoding MDIS1-interacting receptor like kinase 2-like, which yields MSSLLDLWLFDNELEGSIPDSIGRLGNLTRLALYENKLSGHIPSTIGNLSKLELLYLYQNQLSGPFPREIGKLESLTDLALFRNKLSGHIPLTIGNLSELKLLRLCENQLSGSIPREIGKLESLIDLRLFSNIFSGVLPIEMNNLTKLMNLQIYNNSFVGNLPPDVCRGGVLVNISVASNFFTGPIPRSQKNCSTLFRVTLNHNQLTGDISDALGTYPNLNYLDLSYNELHGMLPAKIGQYNNLTLLRISNNKISGALPSEVGNMKKLNVLDLSKNHLSRGITKGLAKLDALFELSLENNELMGSIPPEIGMILTLRNLSLSKNRLVGPIPKQLGNCIDMLSLNLSGNELHDSIPVEIGRLRSLESLDQFGRLQSLETLNLSHNNLSSEIPSTFNAMAGLSTVDVSYNQLEGPIPNSTAFHNASIDVVRGNKGLCGEIVGLKPRPLKIQANSHSGKGDRKWLVILLPIIALLLLFMVIFGFWYAMIRRTKRNAKDQLVSTNENLFAIWSYDGVIIYENIIKATEGFDSKYCIGSGAYGSVYKARLSSNQIVAVKKFHVLPDGDIVGTTKISRQKAFRSEIRALTKIRHRNIVKLYGFCSTPRHSFLVYEYLEAGSLESLLSDHETMAGIGWLERGNVVRGVADALCYLHHDCSPPIIHRDISSKNILLDAEYEAHVSDFGTARFVKPDSLNWTSFAGTFGYAAPELAYTMEINEKSDVYSFGVVTLELFMGRHPRDLISSIPSLCDVQLKDILDQRIPYPKDETMADLICVLDIAFSCLSYRPESRPSMKQVSQGLSARRSNVPDYPLEIKLGELFNLRGLVS from the exons ATGAGCAGCTTATTGGACCTATGGTTGTTTGACAACGAACTTGAAGGTTCCATTCCCGATTCAATCGGAAGGTTGGGCAATTTAACCAGATTAGCTCTTTATGAGAACAAACTCTCTGGCCATATTCCTTCCACCATAGGCAACTTGAGTAAGCTTGAGCTGTTATACTTGTACCAGAATCAGCTTAGTGGCCCATTTCCAAGAGAAATTGGGAAACTCGAATCACTCACTGATTTAGCTCTTTTTAGGAACAAGCTCTCTGGCCATATTCCTTTAACCATAGGCAACTTGAGTGAGCTTAAGTTGTTACGATTGTGCGAGAATCAACTTAGTGGCTCAATTCCGAGAGAAATCGGAAAACTTGAATCACTCATTGATTTAAGGTTGTTCAGCAACATCTTCAGTGGTGTTCTTCCTATTGAGATGAACAATCTCACAAAGCTAATGAATCTGCAGATATATAATAATAGCTTCGTTGGCAACCTACCTCCCGATGTATGCCGGGGTGGTGTGCTTGTAAATATTTCTGTGGCTTCTAACTTCTTCACTGGGCCCATTCCACGAAGCCAAAAGAATTGCTCAACTCTATTTAGAGTCACGCTCAACCACAACCAACTCACTGGAGACATATCGGATGCGCTTGGCACATACCCGAATCTAAATTATCTTGATTTGAGTTATAATGAGCTCCACGGAATGCTCCCTGCAAAAATTGGGCAATACAACAATTTGACCCTCTTGAGAATCTCCAACAACAAAATCTCTGGGGCGTTACCGTCGGAGGTTGGAAACATGAAGAAACTTAACGTCCTTGATCTCTCAAAAAATCATCTTTCTAGGGGAATAACAAAAGGCCTTGCAAAACTGGATGCACTTTTTGAACTTTCATTGGAAAATAACGAACTCATGGGGAGCATTCCTCCTGAGATTGGGATGATTTTGACTTTGAGAAACCTTAGCCTCTCTAAGAACAGACTAGTGGGCCCCATCCCTAAGCAACTTGGGAACTGTATTGACATGTTATCCTTGAATTTAAGTGGCAATGAATTGCATGATAGTATTCCCGTCGAGATAGGGAGACTACGATCTCTAGAAAGCCTCGATCAGTTTGGGCGGTTGCAAAGTTTAGAGACCCTAAACCTCTCACACAACAATCTCTCTAGTGAGATTCCATCCACTTTCAATGCTATGGCAGGCTTGAGTACAGTTGATGTCTCCTACAACCAGTTGGAGGGACCGATACCTAATAGTACAGCCTTCCATAATGCCTCAATTGATGTTGTGAGAGGTAATAAAGGCTTATGCGGAGAAATTGTGGGTCTTAAGCCACGTCCTTTGAAGATTCAAGCTAACAGTCACAGTGGAAAGGGAGATCGAAAGTGGTTGGTGATTTTGCTTCCTATAATTGCtcttttgcttctttttaTGGTCATTTTTGGATTTTGGTACGCTATGATTCGTCGGACCAAAAGAAATGCAAAGGACCAATTGGTATCTACCAATGAGAATTTGTTTGCAATATGGAGCTATGACGGAGTAATAATATACGAGAACATCATCAAAGCCACGGAGGGATTCGACTCAAAGTATTGCATTGGGTCTGGAGCATACGGCAGTGTTTACAAGGCAAGGCTGTCAAGCAACCAGATTGTTGCTGTGAAGAAATTCCATGTTTTGCCAGACGGAGACATAGTTGGCACTACTA AGATATCACGACAAAAGGCTTTTAGGAGTGAAATCCGTGCTTTGACAAAGATCCGACACCGTAACATTGTCAAACTCTACGGATTTTGCTCAACGCCCAGGCACTCGTTTCTTGTGTACGAGTACTTGGAAGCTGGGAGCCTGGAAAGTTTATTGAGCGACCATGAGACTATGGCAGGAATCGGGTGGCTCGAGCGGGGAAATGTGGTGAGAGGAGTGGCAGATGCACTGTGTTACCTGCACCATGATTGTTCTCCGCCCATAATTCATCGCGACATTTCCAGCAAAAATATACTTCTAGACGCGGAATACGAAGCCCATGTCTCGGACTTCGGGACAGCAAGATTTGTTAAACCGGATTCCTTGAACTGGACTTCATTTGCCGGCACATTTGGATATGCCGCCCCAG AGCTCGCGTACACCATGGAGATAAATGAGAAGAGCGATGTCTATAGCTTTGGAGTTGTAACCCTTGAGTTATTCATGGGAAGACATCCGAGGGATCTCATATCATCCATTCCGAGTCTCTGTGATGTGCAGCTCAAGGATATACTGGACCAGCGTATTCCATATCCCAAAGATGAAACTATGGCCGATTTGATTTGTGTGCTAGATATAGCATTTTCATGCTTAAGTTACAGACCGGAGTCCCGTCCCAGTATGAAGCAAGTTTCTCAAGGTTTATCCGCTCGAAGATCCAACGTGCCTGATTATCCTTTGGAGATCAAACTTGGAGAACTGTTCAATTTGAGAGGCTTGGTTTCGTGA
- the LOC116209014 gene encoding receptor-like protein 37 yields MAPPLTILLRAILALIFVLATSHPLIGHSYVTASTSIIGNDRGGVVEALLKWKSSLKGQGLSLLSSWNSTIPSCSWVGISCDSSRRIVSLNMSSYNLNGMLQNLNFSSFRDLTTLVLANISLSGTIPHSIGNLSKLNYLDLSQNELSGDIPPSIANIANLSYVDFGINKLEGTLP; encoded by the coding sequence ATGGCACCACCACTAACCATTCTACTCCGTGCTATCCTGGCCCTCATTTTCGTGCTCGCAACTTCTCATCCCCTTATCGGACATTCTTATGTCACTGCTAGCACTAGCATCATTGGAAACGACCGTGGAGGTGTGGTGGAGGcactcttgaaatggaaatccAGTCTCAAAGGCCAAGGCCTGTCTCTTTTGTCCTCGTGGAATAGCACCATCCCGTCCTGCAGCTGGGTGGGGATATCATGCGATAGTTCTCGAAGAATTGTGAGCTTGAACATGTCTAGCTATAACCTTAATGGTATGCTCCAAAACCTCAACTTCTCCTCCTTCCGCGACTTGACCACTCTTGTGTTAGCCAATATATCTCTGTCTGGAACCATCCCTCATAGCATCGGTAATCTCTCCAAGCTCAACTACCTTGACTTGTCCCAGAATGAGCTTTCAGGTGATATCCCACCTAGCATAGCAAACATCGCGAACTTGTCTTATGTCGATTTTGGCATCAACAAACTTGAGGGAACGTTGCCATGA